A genomic stretch from Synergistaceae bacterium includes:
- a CDS encoding NAD(P)/FAD-dependent oxidoreductase, protein MNKDSLLRDLFIQSNGRELFSRKISKTSQGKRDKKDKKGKNLMTRKKVIIIGAGPAGLTAGYEILRRGGGLDVAILEESFYMGGISKTVNHNGNRMDMGGHRFFSKVKEVNDWWQKMMPSQGALPYDDKILGRESIITTGGPDPEKVDRVMLNRNRLSRIYFKRKFFDYPISLKFSTIKNMGLFTTIAAGLSYIKSAIFKRKENSLEDFYINRFGKKLYSMFFENYTENLWGRHPSNISPEWGAQRVKGLSITAILRDIFSKIFHSKNRKVETSLIENFAYPKLEPGQLWDITADEIIKLGGRIITGAHVTGFNKSGNKIESVIYEKDNKIFSENCDIVISSMPIKDLISGMNDVPERIKFIASGLPYRDYMTAGLLVKSLALKNETTIKTIGNIIPDNWIYVHDKSVKLGRIQVFNNWSPYMVKDLNNTVWLGLEYFCSEGDSYWTMNDDDFTRLAAEEIIKIGMIKSHDDVIDSHIERVKKAYPAYFDTYEHIDELRKYLDSIQNLYCIGRNGQHRYNNIDHSMCTAFEAVKNIFSGNNDKSNIWNVNTEKEYHESK, encoded by the coding sequence TTGAATAAAGATTCCCTCCTGAGAGATTTATTTATTCAATCAAACGGGAGGGAGTTATTTTCTCGCAAAATTAGCAAAACAAGTCAAGGCAAGAGAGACAAGAAAGACAAGAAAGGAAAAAATTTAATGACTCGCAAAAAAGTTATAATAATCGGAGCAGGCCCGGCAGGACTCACTGCAGGCTACGAAATTTTACGCAGGGGGGGGGGCCTAGATGTTGCAATACTTGAGGAAAGTTTTTACATGGGCGGTATATCAAAAACTGTAAATCACAACGGCAACCGCATGGACATGGGCGGACATAGATTTTTCTCTAAGGTCAAAGAAGTAAATGACTGGTGGCAAAAAATGATGCCTTCTCAGGGAGCTTTGCCATATGATGATAAAATTTTAGGCCGCGAATCAATTATTACAACAGGAGGCCCGGATCCTGAAAAAGTTGACAGAGTTATGTTAAATCGTAACAGGCTCTCACGAATATATTTCAAGCGAAAATTTTTCGATTATCCCATCTCGCTCAAATTCAGCACTATAAAAAATATGGGCTTATTCACGACTATTGCGGCAGGTCTTAGCTATATCAAGAGCGCAATTTTCAAACGCAAAGAAAACTCGCTGGAAGATTTTTATATAAACCGGTTCGGCAAAAAATTATACTCGATGTTCTTTGAGAATTACACCGAAAATTTATGGGGCCGTCATCCGTCAAATATTTCACCTGAATGGGGCGCGCAAAGAGTAAAGGGACTCTCAATCACTGCAATATTACGCGATATATTCTCGAAAATTTTTCACAGCAAAAACCGCAAAGTCGAGACATCATTAATAGAAAATTTTGCTTATCCAAAGTTAGAGCCCGGCCAATTATGGGATATAACAGCGGACGAAATTATTAAGCTCGGCGGGAGAATTATCACGGGGGCTCATGTTACAGGCTTTAATAAGTCAGGCAATAAAATAGAGTCCGTAATTTACGAGAAGGATAATAAAATTTTTAGTGAAAATTGTGATATAGTGATCTCGTCAATGCCTATAAAAGATTTAATTTCAGGAATGAATGACGTTCCCGAACGTATAAAATTTATAGCATCAGGACTCCCATATAGAGATTATATGACAGCAGGCCTGCTTGTGAAGTCCCTTGCTCTGAAAAATGAGACGACAATAAAAACTATCGGAAATATTATTCCTGATAATTGGATATATGTTCATGATAAAAGCGTAAAATTAGGCCGCATTCAAGTATTTAATAACTGGTCGCCCTACATGGTCAAAGACTTAAATAATACTGTCTGGCTAGGACTTGAATATTTCTGTTCTGAGGGCGATTCTTACTGGACAATGAACGACGATGATTTTACGAGGCTTGCTGCTGAAGAAATTATTAAAATCGGCATGATTAAATCTCATGATGATGTAATTGACTCGCATATCGAACGCGTTAAGAAAGCCTACCCGGCATATTTTGATACGTATGAACATATTGACGAGCTTAGAAAATATCTTGACTCTATACAAAATCTGTATTGCATAGGGCGCAACGGTCAGCACAGATATAATAATATAGATCACTCAATGTGTACTGCGTTTGAGGCCGTCAAAAATATTTTTTCAGGAAATAATGACAAGTCCAATATATGGAACGTCAACACGGAAAAAGAATATCACGAGAGCAAATAA